The Gemmatimonadaceae bacterium genome has a segment encoding these proteins:
- a CDS encoding CocE/NonD family hydrolase — MRVRSVRIAAALLAAATAARGVHAQVPTLPSETPATVKATNAGFDYERRDVMIPMRDGVKLHTVILVPKGARNAPILLTRTPYDATALTTHTQSAHLASSLQGYDNAVDVIIGGGYIRVVQDVRGKYGSEGDFVMNRPLVGPLNPTKVDESTDTYDSIDWLVKNVPESNGRVGELGISYDGFEPLMAIINPHPALKVSIPMNPMVDGWMGDDWFHNGAFREQNMPYIYEQEAMRDNSAKWWTTAFDDWDVFMRAGSAGELGRERGLEQVGFWKKVLEHPSYDSWWQEQAMDKILGRLPLSVPVMIVHSLWDQEDIYGAQAVYRAIEPKDVNNDKVFLVMGPWHHGQEIDDGSTLGALRWDSNTSRTFMRDMLLPFLNQYLQNNAPRANVAPVTVFETGTNEWRRMNAWPPPESKPTPLYLEPGLKVGFNSPSGGAAFDEYVSDPAKPVPFRRRPAQPIGYDLPLTWPEWLVDDQREQSGRPDVLAFESDVLTQPVHIAGPPIANLIASTTGTDADWVVKLIDVYPDEVAGQPAMGGYQLPIAMDIFRGRYRESFETPKAIAPNVPLTYRFALPNADHVFLPGHRIMVQVQSSWFPLYDRNPQTFVPNIFWAKPGDYQKATMRVYHTAGQASFVELPVVK, encoded by the coding sequence ATGCGTGTACGTAGTGTACGTATAGCTGCCGCGCTGCTCGCCGCCGCAACCGCCGCTCGCGGCGTTCATGCGCAAGTGCCGACCCTGCCGAGCGAGACGCCGGCGACCGTGAAGGCGACGAACGCCGGGTTCGACTATGAGCGCCGCGACGTGATGATCCCGATGCGCGACGGAGTGAAGCTCCACACCGTCATTCTGGTTCCGAAGGGAGCTCGCAACGCGCCGATTCTGTTGACGCGCACGCCGTACGACGCCACCGCGCTCACGACGCACACACAGAGCGCGCATCTCGCGTCGAGTCTGCAAGGCTACGACAACGCGGTCGACGTCATCATCGGCGGCGGGTACATCCGCGTCGTGCAGGACGTTCGCGGCAAGTACGGCTCCGAGGGCGACTTCGTGATGAATCGCCCATTGGTCGGGCCGCTCAATCCGACCAAGGTGGATGAATCGACGGACACCTACGACTCGATCGACTGGCTGGTCAAGAACGTTCCGGAGTCGAACGGCCGGGTGGGGGAATTAGGGATCTCATATGACGGGTTCGAGCCGTTGATGGCGATCATCAACCCGCACCCGGCGCTCAAGGTGTCGATCCCGATGAACCCGATGGTCGACGGCTGGATGGGCGACGACTGGTTCCACAACGGCGCGTTCCGCGAACAGAACATGCCGTACATCTACGAGCAGGAGGCGATGCGCGACAACAGCGCGAAGTGGTGGACCACCGCCTTCGACGACTGGGACGTCTTCATGCGCGCGGGTTCGGCGGGCGAGCTGGGTCGCGAGCGCGGGCTCGAGCAGGTGGGCTTCTGGAAGAAGGTGCTGGAGCATCCGTCGTACGATTCGTGGTGGCAGGAACAAGCCATGGACAAGATCCTCGGGCGTCTGCCGCTGAGCGTGCCGGTGATGATCGTGCACAGCCTGTGGGATCAGGAAGACATTTACGGCGCGCAGGCGGTGTATCGGGCGATCGAGCCCAAGGACGTGAACAACGACAAGGTGTTTCTGGTCATGGGTCCGTGGCATCACGGCCAGGAGATCGACGACGGGAGCACGCTGGGGGCGCTGCGGTGGGACAGCAACACTTCGCGCACGTTCATGCGGGACATGTTGTTACCATTTTTGAATCAGTATTTACAGAACAACGCGCCGAGGGCGAACGTGGCACCCGTCACGGTGTTCGAGACCGGCACGAACGAGTGGCGGCGAATGAACGCGTGGCCGCCGCCGGAATCGAAGCCGACGCCGTTATATCTCGAGCCGGGACTGAAAGTGGGCTTCAACTCGCCTTCGGGCGGCGCGGCGTTCGACGAGTACGTGTCCGATCCCGCGAAGCCGGTTCCCTTCCGTCGGCGTCCGGCGCAGCCGATCGGATATGATTTGCCGCTCACGTGGCCCGAGTGGCTCGTCGACGATCAGCGCGAGCAGTCGGGCCGGCCGGATGTGCTGGCGTTCGAGTCAGACGTGCTCACGCAGCCGGTGCACATCGCGGGACCGCCGATCGCGAATCTGATTGCGTCGACGACAGGCACTGATGCCGACTGGGTCGTGAAGTTGATCGACGTGTATCCCGACGAGGTCGCGGGGCAGCCGGCGATGGGCGGATATCAACTGCCGATCGCGATGGACATCTTCCGCGGCCGCTATCGCGAGAGCTTCGAGACGCCGAAGGCGATCGCGCCGAACGTGCCGCTCACGTATCGCTTCGCGCTGCCGAACGCGGACCACGTGTTCCTGCCGGGGCATCGCATCATGGTGCAGGTGCAGTCGAGCTGGTTCCCGCTCTACGATCGCAATCCGCAGACGTTCGTGCCGAATATTTTCTGGGCGAAGCCGGGCGACTATCAGAAGGCGACGATGCGCGTGTATCACACGGCGGGGCAGGCGAGTTTTGTGGAGTTGCCGGTTGTGAAGTAG
- a CDS encoding GNAT family protein: MIDPAPVVLEGRGIRLEPLTPAHASALGVAASDGKLWELWYTSVPRPDECDAYIATALDGLEAGHMLPWAVRELTTNEIIGTTRYHDIVKPVDRVEIGWTWYAQRWQRSRVNTTCKLLLLAHAFDTLGCAMVGLRTDNFNFRSQRAIAGLGAKMDGVLRHHQARRDGTVRDSVMFSILKSEWPDVKRHLELRLARNTSAS; the protein is encoded by the coding sequence ATGATCGATCCCGCACCGGTCGTTCTCGAGGGTCGCGGAATTCGTCTCGAGCCGTTGACGCCGGCGCACGCATCCGCGCTTGGCGTCGCGGCCTCCGACGGCAAGTTGTGGGAATTGTGGTATACCTCGGTGCCGCGCCCCGACGAGTGCGACGCGTACATCGCGACGGCGCTCGACGGACTCGAGGCCGGCCACATGCTGCCGTGGGCCGTTCGCGAGCTGACGACCAACGAGATCATCGGCACGACGCGGTATCACGATATCGTGAAGCCGGTCGATCGCGTCGAAATCGGCTGGACATGGTACGCGCAACGCTGGCAGCGCAGCCGCGTGAACACGACCTGCAAGCTGCTCCTGCTCGCGCACGCCTTCGATACGCTCGGCTGCGCGATGGTGGGGCTTCGCACCGACAATTTCAATTTCCGTTCACAACGCGCGATCGCGGGACTTGGCGCGAAGATGGACGGCGTCCTGCGCCATCATCAAGCGCGGCGCGACGGCACGGTGCGAGACTCGGTGATGTTCAGCATTCTCAAAAGCGAGTGGCCGGACGTCAAGCGGCACCTGGAGCTGCGGTTGGCGCGCAATACGTCCGCGTCATAA
- a CDS encoding lmo0937 family membrane protein: MFLVIACILFVLWLLAVVAFRMTKGIIHLVLLIAIIAVVIHFVRGRH, encoded by the coding sequence ATGTTCCTTGTCATCGCCTGCATTCTCTTCGTCCTGTGGCTGCTTGCCGTCGTCGCGTTCCGCATGACGAAGGGCATCATCCATCTCGTGCTACTGATCGCGATCATCGCGGTCGTCATTCACTTCGTCCGCGGCCGGCATTGA
- a CDS encoding family 20 glycosylhydrolase, whose translation MFVVALAACTRATPAPTPSARTIGSAVVPIPQTVDIASRDSFLVTPRTVVYIDANASPEIQAIGDYTANLLASRAGATAQRLSTANAPDSSVTLSLDASRTSLGAEGYELTATRTGVHIVAAQPAGVFYGVQTLRQLLPVSVEHQASYTRRLIMPAAHVVDVPRFAWRGGMLDVSRHFLPAADVKRFVDLYALYKLNRLHLHLSDDQGWRIEIKSWPRLTELSGHTAIGDEPAGFYTQAEYADIVAYARSRYITVVPEIDMPGHINSALLAYPDLKCDRVAPPPFTRVGGPPNSLCVTRDSIYGFVADVVREISSAAPTPYFHIGGDEVRGMSKEDYASFVTHVQQIVTSIGPRMVGWGEIAPVNISPTTIVQHWTNDSVVVHARRGGQIIMSPGPHAYLDMKYDSSSSLGLQWAGLINLQRAYDWDPATLVPGVAESSVLGVEGPLWAETLLTRQDYEYMAFPRLAALAELGWSPASKLNWNDFRARMAVQGARLAAMGVNFARVPGVDWKW comes from the coding sequence GTGTTCGTCGTCGCACTAGCCGCGTGCACCCGGGCGACACCGGCACCGACTCCTTCGGCGCGGACGATCGGCTCCGCCGTGGTCCCGATCCCACAGACCGTAGACATCGCAAGCCGGGACAGCTTCCTCGTCACCCCGCGCACCGTCGTCTACATCGACGCAAACGCGAGTCCCGAGATCCAGGCGATCGGCGACTACACCGCCAACCTCCTGGCAAGCCGCGCCGGCGCGACAGCGCAGCGCCTTTCAACCGCCAACGCCCCCGACTCGAGCGTCACGCTCTCCCTCGACGCTTCACGCACGAGTCTCGGTGCCGAGGGATACGAGCTCACCGCGACGCGCACTGGCGTTCACATCGTCGCCGCACAACCGGCCGGCGTGTTCTACGGCGTGCAAACGCTGCGACAGTTGCTGCCGGTTTCCGTCGAGCATCAGGCATCGTATACGCGACGCCTGATCATGCCCGCCGCGCACGTCGTCGACGTTCCGCGCTTCGCGTGGCGCGGCGGCATGCTCGACGTCTCGCGACATTTTCTCCCGGCCGCCGACGTCAAGCGATTCGTCGATCTCTACGCGCTCTACAAGTTGAATCGCCTGCACCTGCATCTCTCCGACGACCAGGGCTGGCGCATCGAGATCAAGAGCTGGCCGCGGCTCACGGAGTTGAGCGGCCACACCGCGATCGGCGACGAACCCGCGGGTTTCTACACGCAAGCCGAGTACGCGGACATCGTGGCGTACGCGCGGTCGCGATACATCACCGTCGTCCCCGAGATCGACATGCCGGGCCACATCAACTCGGCACTGCTCGCCTATCCCGATCTCAAGTGCGATCGCGTCGCACCGCCGCCGTTCACGCGCGTCGGCGGCCCGCCGAACTCGCTGTGCGTGACGCGCGACAGCATCTACGGCTTCGTCGCCGACGTCGTGCGCGAGATCTCTTCTGCCGCGCCAACGCCGTATTTCCATATCGGCGGCGACGAAGTCCGCGGGATGTCGAAGGAGGATTACGCATCATTCGTCACGCACGTACAGCAAATCGTGACGAGCATCGGACCGCGCATGGTCGGCTGGGGCGAGATCGCGCCGGTGAACATCTCGCCGACGACGATCGTGCAGCACTGGACGAATGATTCCGTCGTCGTACATGCGCGGCGGGGCGGACAGATCATCATGTCCCCCGGGCCGCACGCGTACCTCGACATGAAGTACGACAGCAGCTCGTCGCTCGGGCTGCAGTGGGCAGGGCTCATCAACTTGCAGCGCGCCTACGATTGGGATCCGGCGACGCTCGTGCCTGGCGTCGCCGAGTCGTCGGTGCTTGGCGTGGAAGGTCCGTTGTGGGCGGAAACATTGTTGACGCGCCAGGACTATGAGTACATGGCGTTCCCGAGGCTGGCCGCGCTGGCCGAGCTGGGGTGGTCGCCGGCGAGCAAGTTGAATTGGAATGATTTCCGCGCGCGCATGGCGGTGCAGGGTGCGCGGCTGGCGGCGATGGGCGTCAACTTCGCGCGGGTGCCGGGGGTGGATTGGAAGTGGTGA
- a CDS encoding YbhB/YbcL family Raf kinase inhibitor-like protein produces MPTTTANASTVTVRSPDKPKNDAPLRVTSSSFTEGGDIPLDFVFTGCGGKNKSPQLAWSGAPEGTKSYAITCFDPDAPTGSGFWHWVAFDIPGNVTSIDSSDGKDAPKGGKSATSDYGMTGYGGPCPPKGDGKHRYIFTVYALDVDKVDGAGDKAHGATLIFMMRGHVLATGKLEAKFGH; encoded by the coding sequence ATGCCCACGACCACCGCCAACGCATCCACCGTCACCGTTCGCTCACCGGACAAACCGAAGAACGACGCTCCGCTGCGCGTAACCAGTAGTTCGTTCACCGAAGGCGGCGACATTCCGCTCGACTTCGTCTTCACCGGGTGCGGCGGCAAGAACAAATCGCCGCAACTCGCCTGGAGCGGAGCACCCGAGGGAACCAAGAGCTACGCGATCACGTGCTTCGATCCCGATGCGCCCACCGGCTCGGGCTTCTGGCACTGGGTCGCGTTCGATATTCCAGGCAACGTCACGTCGATCGATTCCAGCGACGGCAAAGACGCGCCGAAGGGCGGTAAGAGCGCCACGTCGGACTACGGTATGACCGGCTACGGCGGTCCATGTCCTCCGAAGGGCGACGGCAAGCATCGCTACATCTTCACGGTGTACGCGCTCGACGTCGACAAGGTCGACGGCGCCGGCGACAAGGCGCACGGCGCGACGTTGATCTTCATGATGCGCGGGCACGTGCTGGCGACAGGAAAGCTCGAGGCGAAGTTCGGGCACTAG
- a CDS encoding ABC transporter permease: MDHLIQDIKYSLRLFRQQRGFTFAAVAALALGIGATTAVFTVVDAVLLRPFPFPDPDRIVIFENSSPRGNGTASSPAKFVHYERQTDVVQDIAAFRTGLANYTGGDVPEQLRAGQVSANYFRLFGATPVVGRTFSPDEDKPNGPHVAVLSYGWWVRRFASDPGIVGKTISLSGEPYTVIGVIGKGFDPSDFGEQSDVWTPFQLDPNSTDQGHYFTTAGRLKPGVSLVQAQGRVKASAADFRQRFPDALDKNEGFTVETLQQIFVRGSKTLLTVLLAAVGGVLLIACANVANLLLVRSTVRKREMVIRAAIGADRRRIVAQLMTESVLLAIFGGAVGLLLGVMGIRWLLSINTAGLPRLGDNGALVHLDWRVLAFTSAVSIGTGLLFGVVPALHASRADLVGALREGGGAAGGARNNGLRSTLVVLEIALALALVIGSALLIRTSLALRAVPSGLDVTNVLTMRMAFTGKQYESATAVDQAIRDGVERLRAIPGVLSASASCCLPFEGGYGLPFKVVGRPLDNGPWHGNAEWVTVSPGYFDVFKIPVLKGRAFTDQDTKGTTPVIMINEAMAKQYWKKGNPLDDRLVAGRGIMKEFADEPDRQIIGVVADSRDDGLNQDPSPKMFTVQAQTTDGVNALNMRLSAQAWVIRTKVPPMSLNAAIQAQLRQATGLPVSDVRTMEQVVSTSTSRTRFNTILMAIFASSALVLAAIGIYGVMAYAVQQRTREIGVRLALGAEPSAVRTMVVFQGMRLAAVGLVLGILGALMLSRYMSSLLFGVQAHDPLVFVGVPVLLAIVALVAVWVPAGRASRIDPLGALRST; the protein is encoded by the coding sequence ATGGATCATCTAATTCAAGATATCAAATACTCCCTGCGCCTCTTCCGGCAGCAGCGCGGCTTCACGTTCGCGGCCGTCGCCGCGTTGGCGCTCGGCATCGGCGCCACGACCGCGGTCTTCACCGTCGTCGATGCCGTGCTCCTCAGGCCATTTCCGTTCCCCGATCCCGATCGGATCGTGATCTTCGAGAACTCCAGTCCGCGCGGCAACGGGACGGCATCATCGCCCGCCAAGTTCGTGCACTACGAGCGGCAGACCGACGTCGTGCAGGACATCGCCGCGTTTCGTACCGGTCTCGCGAACTACACCGGCGGCGACGTTCCTGAACAACTGCGTGCGGGTCAGGTGAGCGCGAATTACTTCCGCCTGTTTGGCGCGACACCCGTTGTCGGTCGCACATTTTCGCCGGATGAAGACAAGCCGAACGGACCACACGTCGCGGTGTTGTCGTACGGGTGGTGGGTGCGCCGCTTCGCGTCCGATCCGGGCATCGTCGGCAAAACGATCTCACTCAGTGGCGAACCGTACACCGTCATCGGGGTGATCGGCAAAGGCTTCGACCCTTCGGATTTCGGCGAGCAGTCCGACGTATGGACGCCGTTCCAGCTCGATCCGAACTCGACGGATCAAGGCCACTACTTCACGACCGCCGGCCGCCTCAAGCCGGGTGTCTCGCTCGTCCAGGCGCAGGGACGCGTGAAGGCGTCGGCCGCTGATTTCCGCCAGCGCTTTCCAGACGCGCTGGACAAAAATGAGGGATTCACCGTCGAAACATTGCAGCAGATCTTCGTGCGCGGGTCGAAGACGCTGCTCACCGTACTGCTCGCCGCGGTCGGCGGCGTCTTGCTCATCGCGTGCGCGAACGTCGCCAATCTGCTCCTCGTTCGCTCGACGGTACGCAAGCGCGAGATGGTCATTCGCGCGGCGATCGGCGCCGACCGCCGGCGCATCGTCGCGCAGCTCATGACCGAGAGTGTGCTGCTCGCCATCTTCGGCGGCGCGGTCGGATTACTCCTCGGTGTCATGGGTATTCGCTGGCTGCTGTCGATCAACACTGCAGGCTTGCCGCGATTGGGCGACAACGGCGCGCTCGTTCATCTGGATTGGCGCGTACTCGCGTTCACGAGCGCGGTATCGATCGGCACCGGATTGCTCTTCGGTGTCGTGCCCGCGCTGCACGCGTCGCGCGCCGATCTCGTCGGTGCGTTGCGCGAAGGCGGCGGTGCCGCGGGCGGCGCTCGCAACAACGGGCTTCGCTCGACGCTCGTTGTCCTCGAGATCGCGTTGGCGCTGGCGCTCGTGATTGGATCGGCGCTGCTCATCCGCACGTCGCTCGCGCTGCGTGCCGTGCCGTCGGGCCTCGACGTCACCAACGTGCTGACGATGCGCATGGCGTTCACCGGAAAACAATACGAGTCGGCGACCGCCGTCGATCAGGCCATTCGCGACGGCGTCGAACGGCTGCGCGCGATTCCCGGCGTCTTGAGCGCGAGTGCCTCGTGCTGCCTGCCGTTCGAAGGCGGCTATGGATTGCCGTTCAAGGTCGTCGGCCGCCCGCTCGACAACGGGCCGTGGCATGGCAACGCTGAATGGGTGACGGTGTCGCCAGGCTACTTCGACGTGTTCAAGATTCCCGTACTCAAGGGCCGAGCGTTCACGGATCAGGATACGAAGGGAACGACGCCGGTGATCATGATCAACGAAGCGATGGCCAAGCAGTATTGGAAGAAAGGCAATCCGCTCGACGATCGGCTCGTCGCGGGCCGCGGCATCATGAAGGAGTTCGCCGATGAGCCGGATCGCCAGATCATCGGCGTCGTCGCCGACAGTCGCGACGACGGGTTGAATCAGGATCCGAGCCCGAAGATGTTCACCGTGCAGGCGCAGACGACCGACGGTGTGAACGCGCTCAACATGCGCCTCTCGGCCCAGGCGTGGGTGATTCGCACGAAGGTGCCGCCCATGTCGCTCAACGCGGCGATCCAGGCGCAGCTTCGCCAGGCGACGGGCCTCCCGGTCTCCGACGTGAGGACGATGGAGCAGGTGGTGTCGACGTCGACGTCACGCACCCGTTTTAATACAATCCTCATGGCGATCTTCGCGAGCTCGGCGCTGGTGCTGGCGGCGATCGGCATTTATGGCGTCATGGCGTACGCGGTACAGCAGCGTACGCGCGAGATCGGTGTCCGCCTCGCCCTCGGCGCGGAGCCGAGCGCGGTGAGGACGATGGTGGTGTTTCAGGGCATGCGTCTCGCGGCCGTTGGTTTGGTGCTCGGCATTCTCGGCGCGCTCATGTTGTCGCGGTACATGAGCAGTCTGTTATTCGGCGTACAGGCGCACGATCCGTTGGTGTTTGTGGGCGTGCCGGTGTTGCTGGCGATCGTGGCGCTGGTGGCCGTGTGGGTGCCGGCGGGGCGGGCGAGTCGGATCGATCCGTTGGGGGCTCTCCGGTCGACTTGA
- a CDS encoding Ig-like domain-containing protein gives MSIRISTLRRGAHLACAALIMAASACGSGGGSGNNGVVPPTTPTPPSSVLSSINVTLSAATLQLGQTATATATGLDQNGAATTLSDVTWASSNTSVATVSASGTITATGAGTAVITASSGGKTGSATITVIVGPTISGVIITLSASTAIQGQKVQASAAAIDQTGATIPSGGVTWSSSNTVVATIDSTGVITALSPGTTTITGRIDGHSGQATFTVTTVPVASVSISPANVSLNIGGTQLMSVTVRDASGNTLTGRQVTWSSSDPTKASVSPTGTVQAIAAGTTTIVATSEGKSASATVTVTAPAPTQPATPSCTPASALQPALGDVRTLTAAQVAALCVSGGGSAAEFALIPFNHSSLASTTTQIELSSTGTVAVTASPSLVPSSVLRATGLRPATIRSVEPAFRARELRDIGSLRARGRMPRAFITGVPSTPSLGSVVSLNANVSGNTCSDPKTLHQARVVAVTTHAIVFLDTQAPAGGYSDAELAAFAATFDTLGFALDTTNFGAPTDIDGNGRLGIFFTTGVNQIPGPVGGVIGGLFAARDLFPATTGGCTASNEGEMFYMPVPDPNSTINGNYTNKSFVASLVEPTLVHEFQHLINAGRRIYVNNAASLEEVWLNEGLSHIAEELLYFHQAGNGPLQNIDLPRLQSSQAQVTAFNNDESQNFGRFSTYLSATAANSPYSLMDGLAMRGAIWSLLRYSADQKGGNQRNTWFALVNSTTSGEANFNAVFGDIVTNTRNWSVANFLDDIGFAVPAQYTQPSWNFRSIYPGLSTKKFPLVTNPLVAGTPATITIVGGGAAYVRFGVGAGAAASVAATSQGQAVPPNMDFMLVRTK, from the coding sequence ATGTCGATTCGCATCTCCACGCTCCGGCGCGGTGCGCACCTCGCGTGCGCCGCCCTCATCATGGCTGCGTCCGCCTGCGGGTCCGGCGGCGGCAGCGGCAACAACGGCGTCGTTCCGCCAACCACGCCAACGCCGCCGTCGTCGGTGCTGTCGAGCATCAACGTCACGCTCAGCGCGGCGACGCTGCAACTCGGACAGACCGCAACGGCCACCGCAACGGGTCTGGATCAAAACGGTGCGGCTACGACATTGAGCGACGTCACCTGGGCCTCGAGCAACACCAGCGTCGCTACGGTGAGCGCGAGCGGCACGATCACCGCGACGGGCGCGGGCACCGCGGTGATCACGGCATCGTCCGGCGGCAAGACCGGCAGCGCGACGATCACCGTCATCGTCGGACCGACGATATCGGGCGTGATCATCACACTTTCCGCATCGACGGCCATTCAGGGCCAGAAGGTACAGGCCAGTGCCGCCGCGATCGACCAGACCGGCGCGACCATCCCGAGCGGCGGCGTAACGTGGTCGTCGTCGAACACGGTCGTCGCGACGATCGATTCGACCGGCGTCATTACCGCGCTCTCGCCGGGCACGACGACCATTACCGGCCGCATCGATGGTCACTCCGGACAAGCCACGTTCACGGTAACGACGGTGCCCGTCGCGAGCGTGTCGATTTCGCCGGCGAACGTGTCGCTCAATATCGGCGGCACGCAATTGATGAGCGTCACGGTTCGTGACGCGAGCGGCAACACGCTCACTGGCCGCCAGGTCACGTGGTCCAGCTCCGATCCGACGAAGGCGAGCGTGTCGCCAACAGGGACGGTGCAAGCGATAGCCGCCGGCACGACAACGATCGTCGCCACCAGTGAAGGCAAGTCCGCGTCGGCGACCGTGACCGTCACCGCGCCCGCTCCCACGCAACCTGCCACGCCGTCCTGCACGCCTGCCTCGGCGCTGCAACCGGCGCTCGGCGACGTCCGCACGTTGACCGCGGCGCAGGTCGCGGCGCTCTGCGTCAGCGGCGGCGGATCGGCGGCGGAGTTCGCGCTGATTCCGTTCAATCATTCGAGCCTCGCGTCGACGACGACGCAGATCGAGCTGTCGTCGACCGGAACGGTTGCCGTGACCGCATCGCCGAGCCTCGTGCCGTCCAGCGTACTGCGTGCGACGGGCCTTCGCCCCGCGACGATTCGCAGCGTCGAGCCGGCGTTCCGCGCGCGGGAGCTGCGCGACATCGGTTCGTTGCGCGCACGTGGCCGCATGCCGCGCGCGTTCATCACGGGCGTGCCATCGACCCCGTCGCTTGGCAGCGTCGTCTCACTCAACGCGAACGTCAGCGGCAACACCTGCAGCGATCCCAAGACTCTGCATCAGGCGCGCGTCGTCGCGGTGACGACGCACGCGATCGTGTTCCTCGACACCCAGGCGCCGGCCGGCGGTTACAGCGATGCCGAGCTCGCCGCGTTCGCGGCAACGTTCGACACGCTGGGCTTTGCGCTCGACACGACGAACTTCGGCGCGCCGACCGACATCGACGGCAACGGACGCCTTGGCATCTTCTTCACGACGGGCGTCAATCAGATTCCCGGACCGGTCGGCGGCGTGATCGGCGGTCTCTTCGCGGCGCGCGATCTCTTTCCGGCGACGACCGGCGGCTGCACCGCGAGCAACGAAGGCGAGATGTTCTACATGCCGGTGCCCGATCCGAACAGCACGATCAACGGCAACTACACGAACAAGTCATTCGTGGCGAGTCTCGTCGAGCCGACGCTCGTGCACGAGTTCCAGCATCTGATCAACGCGGGCCGGCGTATTTACGTGAACAACGCCGCTTCGCTCGAGGAAGTCTGGCTCAACGAGGGCCTTAGTCATATCGCCGAAGAGTTGTTGTACTTCCATCAGGCGGGCAACGGCCCATTGCAGAACATCGATCTCCCGCGCCTGCAATCGAGCCAGGCGCAGGTGACCGCATTCAACAATGATGAATCGCAAAACTTCGGGCGATTCAGCACGTACCTGAGCGCCACCGCGGCGAATTCGCCGTACTCGCTGATGGATGGTCTCGCCATGCGCGGCGCCATCTGGTCGCTTCTGCGCTACTCGGCCGATCAGAAGGGTGGTAATCAACGCAACACGTGGTTCGCGCTCGTCAACAGCACGACGAGTGGCGAAGCGAACTTCAACGCGGTGTTCGGCGACATCGTGACGAACACGCGCAACTGGTCGGTGGCGAATTTCCTGGATGACATCGGCTTCGCGGTGCCCGCGCAGTACACGCAGCCGAGCTGGAATTTCCGGAGCATTTATCCGGGACTGTCGACGAAGAAGTTTCCGCTCGTGACGAATCCGCTGGTTGCGGGCACGCCGGCGACGATCACGATCGTCGGCGGTGGTGCGGCGTACGTGCGCTTTGGCGTCGGCGCGGGTGCGGCCGCGAGTGTCGCGGCGACGTCGCAAGGGCAGGCGGTGCCGCCGAACATGGACTTCATGCTGGTGCGGACGAAGTGA
- a CDS encoding nitronate monooxygenase translates to MTALTDRLHLLHPIIQAPMGGASATPPALVGAVSSARALGSIGAAYMPPEQIAREAAAIRELTQRPFAINLFAPVDAPPPPAPSELEPALKQLSVYHRELGIDPPTGPTPPTFAFEEQLVAALATEASVFSFTFGLLPEQAMRALKSRGVFVIGTATTVQEAILIERSGADAVVAQGSEAGAHRGTFAGSFESSMIGTMALVPQIVQAARIPVIASGGIMTGRGIAAALALGAAAVQMGTAFLTTRECGIAESYKRAILTAPEDSTRVTRAFSGRPARGIVNRAMTELEDAPGAILAYPHQNSLTRPMRVAAAQRDRAEFLSLWAGQGVRLARRIGAAELIRQLTEEMR, encoded by the coding sequence ATGACCGCGCTCACCGACCGGCTGCACCTCCTTCATCCCATCATCCAGGCGCCCATGGGCGGCGCGAGCGCGACACCGCCCGCGCTCGTCGGCGCCGTGAGCAGCGCGCGAGCGCTCGGCTCGATCGGCGCGGCGTACATGCCGCCCGAGCAGATCGCGCGCGAGGCGGCGGCCATTCGCGAGCTGACGCAGCGGCCATTCGCGATCAACCTCTTTGCGCCGGTCGACGCGCCGCCGCCGCCGGCGCCGAGCGAGTTGGAACCCGCCCTCAAACAGCTTTCGGTGTATCACCGCGAGCTCGGCATCGATCCGCCGACTGGGCCGACGCCGCCAACGTTCGCGTTCGAGGAGCAGCTCGTTGCCGCGCTCGCGACCGAGGCGAGCGTGTTCAGCTTCACGTTCGGGCTGCTGCCCGAGCAGGCGATGCGCGCCCTCAAATCGCGCGGCGTCTTCGTCATCGGCACCGCGACGACGGTGCAGGAAGCGATTCTCATCGAACGCAGCGGCGCCGATGCCGTGGTCGCTCAGGGCAGCGAGGCCGGCGCGCATCGGGGCACGTTCGCCGGTTCGTTCGAGTCCTCGATGATCGGTACGATGGCGCTCGTCCCGCAGATCGTGCAGGCGGCGCGCATTCCGGTGATCGCGTCGGGCGGCATCATGACCGGCCGGGGCATCGCCGCCGCGCTCGCGCTCGGCGCCGCGGCAGTGCAGATGGGCACCGCCTTTCTGACGACGCGCGAATGCGGTATCGCCGAGTCGTACAAGCGAGCGATTCTCACGGCGCCCGAGGATTCGACGCGCGTCACGCGCGCCTTCTCCGGCCGCCCGGCGCGGGGCATCGTCAATCGCGCGATGACGGAGCTCGAGGATGCCCCCGGGGCGATATTAGCATATCCTCACCAGAATTCTCTGACGCGACCGATGCGCGTCGCGGCGGCCCAGCGGGATCGCGCCGAGTTTCTGTCGTTGTGGGCGGGGCAGGGCGTACGCCTGGCGCGAAGGATCGGCGCCGCCGAGCTGATCCGGCAGCTGACGGAAGAGATGCGCTAG